A single Cyprinus carpio isolate SPL01 chromosome A6, ASM1834038v1, whole genome shotgun sequence DNA region contains:
- the LOC109076256 gene encoding protein MTSS 1-like isoform X2: MDAGMEKECSALGGLFQIIMNDMKASYPAWEDFVTKGAKLQSQLRTTIIVTSSFLDAFQKVADIATGTRGSTKEIGSALTRMCMRHRSIENKLKLFTTALMDNLITPLELKIEEWKKVASQLDKDHAKEYKKARAEIKKKSSDTIKLQKKVKKGKGEVRMQLDSALQDVNTRYAVLEETEKRAVCRALIEERGRFCSFVTMLKPFLDEEISMLGEVTHLQTILEDLGNLTADPNTLPPASEQVILDLKGSDYSYSYQTPPASPSNTLSRKSSISSNYTSVRHVPSLDSISSAVDGLHLRAPDTTQRSCSPLLLVGGEEGARSLSEGNSPTIPRTGHRGQHLRHRSTEKGQNSPGTENGTSMPPLHKAYSGHEERARTLSTSGKPPSAREQLALTLGGGLNSEAPRTSRDSLHCSSGYSTQTTTPSCSEDTIPSQHDYDYISLHGGEDTHSQSEFDKSSTIPRNSDLSLNYRKMFQSKRPASTVSLLMDPEPIGPHTATIRRKPSSKPNIRRGTISGGVPIPISTPQVPLNASVSTAGLSGSEETMCPPGVMQSNRVPGSDLVHTRHNLCTSTQSLSAVPPPYYSVFPGQPPVGGPELLYQMSKQQQYALHQQQQRQYHHHQQQQQLQQQYNQQQYNHQQQYNQEPQYQQIHQKELQQKLERQQHQNQQQIQNMAAHNSSTPTESGQISSAQPAVDHVDGVPDPGSGGDMLSMIRRGVKLRRTLTNDRSAPLITPNHLN, encoded by the exons GACAACAATCATCGTCACTAGCTCATTCCTGGATGCTTTCCAGAAAGTGGCAGACATTGCAACTGGAACACGAG gATCAACGAAAGAGATCGGATCGGCTTTGACCAGAATGTGTATGAGACACAGAAGCATTGAGAACAAGCTCAAACTATTCACCAC ggCTCTCATGGATAACTTGATCACTCCTCTGGAACTGAAAATTGAAGAGTGGAAGAAGGTTGCCAGTCAGCTGGATAAAGACCACGCCAAAG aatataaGAAAGCACGTGCAGAGATCAAGAAGAAATCTTCAGATACGATTAAACTACAGAAGAAAGTTAAAAAAG GTAAAGGTGAGGTGCGGATGCAGCTGGACAGCGCTCTTCAGGACGTCAACACACGCTACGCAGTTTTAGAGGAGACTGAGAAGAGAGCCGTTTGTCGAGCACTTATCGAGGAAAGAGGAAGATTCTGCTCATTCGTCACAATGCTCAAACCTTTCCTG GACGAAGAGATAAGCATGCTTGGTGAAGTCACCCACTTACAGACAATTCTAGAAGATCTTGGCAATCTGACGGCTGATCCCAACACACTGCCTCCTGCTAGTGAACAG GTTATTCTTGATCTGAAAGGCTCAGACTACAGCTACTCATATCAGACTCCACCCGCGTCTCCTAGCAACACGTTATCACGCAAGAGTAGCATCAGCAG TAACTACACCTCTGTGCGTCATGTCCCATCTCTGGACTCCATCTCTAGTGCAGTGGATGGGCTTCATCTGCGAGCACCAGACACAACACAG CGCTCATGCAGTCCTCTCCTCTTGGTCGGAGGGGAGGAAGGCGCTCGCTCTCTCAGTGAAGGGAATTCTCCCACAATCCCTCGCACAGGCCACCGTGGCCAACACCTGCGGCACAGGAGCACT GAGAAAGGTCAGAACTCTCCTGGCACAGAGAACGGGACCTCTATGCCCCCACTGCACAAAGCTTACAGCGGGCATGAGGAGAGAGCCAGGACACTGTCCACCTCGGGCAAG CCACCGTCAGCCAGGGAGCAGCTGGCTCTTACTCTTGGAGGCGGGCTTAATTCAGAAGCTCCTCGGACCAGCCGAGATTCCCTCCACTGCTCCAGCGGATACAGCACCCAGACGACTACGCCATCCTGCTCAGAAGACACCATTCCCTCGCAGCATG ACTATGACTACATCTCCCTGCATGGAGGAGAGGACACCCACAGCCAGTCTGAATTTGATAAATCTTCCACAATTCCTCGCAACAGCGACTTGAGTCTCAATTACCGCAAAATGTTTCAAAGCAAGAGGCCGGCGTCTACCGTCAGTCTGCTGATGGATCCGGAGCCTATAGGACCCCACACGGCCACCATCCGCCGTAAACCCTCCAGCAAGCCCAACATCCGCCGTGGGACCATCAGTGGAGGAGTGCCTATCCCCATCTCCACACCACAG GTGCCGCTGAATGCATCTGTTTCTACAGCCGGCCTGAGCGGCAGTGAGGAGACCATGTGCCCTCCTGGAGTGATGCAGAGTAACAGGGTTCCTGGCTCTGATCTGGTTCACACCAGACACAATCTCTGTACGTCCACTCAGAGTCTGAGTGCAGTGCCACCTCCATATTATTCCGTGTTTCCTGGGCAGCCACCAGTGGGCGGCCCAGAGCTGCTGTATCAAATGAGCAAGCAACAGCAGTATGCGCTGCACCAACAGCAGCAGAGgcaatatcatcatcatcaacaacaacaacagctgcaaCAACAATATAATCAACAACAGTACAATCACCAACAGCAATATAACCAAGAGCCGCAATATCAACAGATACATCAAAAAGAGCTCCAGCAGAAACTCGAACGGCAGCAACATCAAAATCAGCAGCAGATTCAAAACATGGCAGCTCACAATTCTAGCACGCCCACTGAAAGTGGGCAGATCAGTTCCGCCCAGCCTGCCGTGGATCATGTCGACGGCGTTCCTGATCCAGGCAGCGGAGGTGACATGTTGAGTATGATCCGCAGAGGAGTCAAACTACGTCGGACACTCACCAACGATCGTTCGGCACCTTTAATCACCCCCAACCATCTCAACTGA
- the LOC109076256 gene encoding protein MTSS 2-like isoform X1, with product MDAGMEKECSALGGLFQIIMNDMKASYPAWEDFVTKGAKLQSQLRTTIIVTSSFLDAFQKVADIATGTRGSTKEIGSALTRMCMRHRSIENKLKLFTTALMDNLITPLELKIEEWKKVASQLDKDHAKEYKKARAEIKKKSSDTIKLQKKVKKGKGEVRMQLDSALQDVNTRYAVLEETEKRAVCRALIEERGRFCSFVTMLKPFLDEEISMLGEVTHLQTILEDLGNLTADPNTLPPASEQVILDLKGSDYSYSYQTPPASPSNTLSRKSSISSNYTSVRHVPSLDSISSAVDGLHLRAPDTTQRSCSPLLLVGGEEGARSLSEGNSPTIPRTGHRGQHLRHRSTEKGQNSPGTENGTSMPPLHKAYSGHEERARTLSTSGKPPSAREQLALTLGGGLNSEAPRTSRDSLHCSSGYSTQTTTPSCSEDTIPSQHAVKKEPPLYDYDYISLHGGEDTHSQSEFDKSSTIPRNSDLSLNYRKMFQSKRPASTVSLLMDPEPIGPHTATIRRKPSSKPNIRRGTISGGVPIPISTPQVPLNASVSTAGLSGSEETMCPPGVMQSNRVPGSDLVHTRHNLCTSTQSLSAVPPPYYSVFPGQPPVGGPELLYQMSKQQQYALHQQQQRQYHHHQQQQQLQQQYNQQQYNHQQQYNQEPQYQQIHQKELQQKLERQQHQNQQQIQNMAAHNSSTPTESGQISSAQPAVDHVDGVPDPGSGGDMLSMIRRGVKLRRTLTNDRSAPLITPNHLN from the exons GACAACAATCATCGTCACTAGCTCATTCCTGGATGCTTTCCAGAAAGTGGCAGACATTGCAACTGGAACACGAG gATCAACGAAAGAGATCGGATCGGCTTTGACCAGAATGTGTATGAGACACAGAAGCATTGAGAACAAGCTCAAACTATTCACCAC ggCTCTCATGGATAACTTGATCACTCCTCTGGAACTGAAAATTGAAGAGTGGAAGAAGGTTGCCAGTCAGCTGGATAAAGACCACGCCAAAG aatataaGAAAGCACGTGCAGAGATCAAGAAGAAATCTTCAGATACGATTAAACTACAGAAGAAAGTTAAAAAAG GTAAAGGTGAGGTGCGGATGCAGCTGGACAGCGCTCTTCAGGACGTCAACACACGCTACGCAGTTTTAGAGGAGACTGAGAAGAGAGCCGTTTGTCGAGCACTTATCGAGGAAAGAGGAAGATTCTGCTCATTCGTCACAATGCTCAAACCTTTCCTG GACGAAGAGATAAGCATGCTTGGTGAAGTCACCCACTTACAGACAATTCTAGAAGATCTTGGCAATCTGACGGCTGATCCCAACACACTGCCTCCTGCTAGTGAACAG GTTATTCTTGATCTGAAAGGCTCAGACTACAGCTACTCATATCAGACTCCACCCGCGTCTCCTAGCAACACGTTATCACGCAAGAGTAGCATCAGCAG TAACTACACCTCTGTGCGTCATGTCCCATCTCTGGACTCCATCTCTAGTGCAGTGGATGGGCTTCATCTGCGAGCACCAGACACAACACAG CGCTCATGCAGTCCTCTCCTCTTGGTCGGAGGGGAGGAAGGCGCTCGCTCTCTCAGTGAAGGGAATTCTCCCACAATCCCTCGCACAGGCCACCGTGGCCAACACCTGCGGCACAGGAGCACT GAGAAAGGTCAGAACTCTCCTGGCACAGAGAACGGGACCTCTATGCCCCCACTGCACAAAGCTTACAGCGGGCATGAGGAGAGAGCCAGGACACTGTCCACCTCGGGCAAG CCACCGTCAGCCAGGGAGCAGCTGGCTCTTACTCTTGGAGGCGGGCTTAATTCAGAAGCTCCTCGGACCAGCCGAGATTCCCTCCACTGCTCCAGCGGATACAGCACCCAGACGACTACGCCATCCTGCTCAGAAGACACCATTCCCTCGCAGCATG CGGTAAAGAAAGAACCTCCTCTATATG ACTATGACTACATCTCCCTGCATGGAGGAGAGGACACCCACAGCCAGTCTGAATTTGATAAATCTTCCACAATTCCTCGCAACAGCGACTTGAGTCTCAATTACCGCAAAATGTTTCAAAGCAAGAGGCCGGCGTCTACCGTCAGTCTGCTGATGGATCCGGAGCCTATAGGACCCCACACGGCCACCATCCGCCGTAAACCCTCCAGCAAGCCCAACATCCGCCGTGGGACCATCAGTGGAGGAGTGCCTATCCCCATCTCCACACCACAG GTGCCGCTGAATGCATCTGTTTCTACAGCCGGCCTGAGCGGCAGTGAGGAGACCATGTGCCCTCCTGGAGTGATGCAGAGTAACAGGGTTCCTGGCTCTGATCTGGTTCACACCAGACACAATCTCTGTACGTCCACTCAGAGTCTGAGTGCAGTGCCACCTCCATATTATTCCGTGTTTCCTGGGCAGCCACCAGTGGGCGGCCCAGAGCTGCTGTATCAAATGAGCAAGCAACAGCAGTATGCGCTGCACCAACAGCAGCAGAGgcaatatcatcatcatcaacaacaacaacagctgcaaCAACAATATAATCAACAACAGTACAATCACCAACAGCAATATAACCAAGAGCCGCAATATCAACAGATACATCAAAAAGAGCTCCAGCAGAAACTCGAACGGCAGCAACATCAAAATCAGCAGCAGATTCAAAACATGGCAGCTCACAATTCTAGCACGCCCACTGAAAGTGGGCAGATCAGTTCCGCCCAGCCTGCCGTGGATCATGTCGACGGCGTTCCTGATCCAGGCAGCGGAGGTGACATGTTGAGTATGATCCGCAGAGGAGTCAAACTACGTCGGACACTCACCAACGATCGTTCGGCACCTTTAATCACCCCCAACCATCTCAACTGA
- the LOC109076256 gene encoding protein MTSS 1-like isoform X3 gives MDAGMEKECSALGGLFQIIMNDMKASYPAWEDFVTKGAKLQSQLRTTIIVTSSFLDAFQKVADIATGTRGSTKEIGSALTRMCMRHRSIENKLKLFTTALMDNLITPLELKIEEWKKVASQLDKDHAKEYKKARAEIKKKSSDTIKLQKKVKKGKGEVRMQLDSALQDVNTRYAVLEETEKRAVCRALIEERGRFCSFVTMLKPFLDEEISMLGEVTHLQTILEDLGNLTADPNTLPPASEQVILDLKGSDYSYSYQTPPASPSNTLSRKSSISSNYTSVRHVPSLDSISSAVDGLHLRAPDTTQEKGQNSPGTENGTSMPPLHKAYSGHEERARTLSTSGKPPSAREQLALTLGGGLNSEAPRTSRDSLHCSSGYSTQTTTPSCSEDTIPSQHAVKKEPPLYDYDYISLHGGEDTHSQSEFDKSSTIPRNSDLSLNYRKMFQSKRPASTVSLLMDPEPIGPHTATIRRKPSSKPNIRRGTISGGVPIPISTPQVPLNASVSTAGLSGSEETMCPPGVMQSNRVPGSDLVHTRHNLCTSTQSLSAVPPPYYSVFPGQPPVGGPELLYQMSKQQQYALHQQQQRQYHHHQQQQQLQQQYNQQQYNHQQQYNQEPQYQQIHQKELQQKLERQQHQNQQQIQNMAAHNSSTPTESGQISSAQPAVDHVDGVPDPGSGGDMLSMIRRGVKLRRTLTNDRSAPLITPNHLN, from the exons GACAACAATCATCGTCACTAGCTCATTCCTGGATGCTTTCCAGAAAGTGGCAGACATTGCAACTGGAACACGAG gATCAACGAAAGAGATCGGATCGGCTTTGACCAGAATGTGTATGAGACACAGAAGCATTGAGAACAAGCTCAAACTATTCACCAC ggCTCTCATGGATAACTTGATCACTCCTCTGGAACTGAAAATTGAAGAGTGGAAGAAGGTTGCCAGTCAGCTGGATAAAGACCACGCCAAAG aatataaGAAAGCACGTGCAGAGATCAAGAAGAAATCTTCAGATACGATTAAACTACAGAAGAAAGTTAAAAAAG GTAAAGGTGAGGTGCGGATGCAGCTGGACAGCGCTCTTCAGGACGTCAACACACGCTACGCAGTTTTAGAGGAGACTGAGAAGAGAGCCGTTTGTCGAGCACTTATCGAGGAAAGAGGAAGATTCTGCTCATTCGTCACAATGCTCAAACCTTTCCTG GACGAAGAGATAAGCATGCTTGGTGAAGTCACCCACTTACAGACAATTCTAGAAGATCTTGGCAATCTGACGGCTGATCCCAACACACTGCCTCCTGCTAGTGAACAG GTTATTCTTGATCTGAAAGGCTCAGACTACAGCTACTCATATCAGACTCCACCCGCGTCTCCTAGCAACACGTTATCACGCAAGAGTAGCATCAGCAG TAACTACACCTCTGTGCGTCATGTCCCATCTCTGGACTCCATCTCTAGTGCAGTGGATGGGCTTCATCTGCGAGCACCAGACACAACACAG GAGAAAGGTCAGAACTCTCCTGGCACAGAGAACGGGACCTCTATGCCCCCACTGCACAAAGCTTACAGCGGGCATGAGGAGAGAGCCAGGACACTGTCCACCTCGGGCAAG CCACCGTCAGCCAGGGAGCAGCTGGCTCTTACTCTTGGAGGCGGGCTTAATTCAGAAGCTCCTCGGACCAGCCGAGATTCCCTCCACTGCTCCAGCGGATACAGCACCCAGACGACTACGCCATCCTGCTCAGAAGACACCATTCCCTCGCAGCATG CGGTAAAGAAAGAACCTCCTCTATATG ACTATGACTACATCTCCCTGCATGGAGGAGAGGACACCCACAGCCAGTCTGAATTTGATAAATCTTCCACAATTCCTCGCAACAGCGACTTGAGTCTCAATTACCGCAAAATGTTTCAAAGCAAGAGGCCGGCGTCTACCGTCAGTCTGCTGATGGATCCGGAGCCTATAGGACCCCACACGGCCACCATCCGCCGTAAACCCTCCAGCAAGCCCAACATCCGCCGTGGGACCATCAGTGGAGGAGTGCCTATCCCCATCTCCACACCACAG GTGCCGCTGAATGCATCTGTTTCTACAGCCGGCCTGAGCGGCAGTGAGGAGACCATGTGCCCTCCTGGAGTGATGCAGAGTAACAGGGTTCCTGGCTCTGATCTGGTTCACACCAGACACAATCTCTGTACGTCCACTCAGAGTCTGAGTGCAGTGCCACCTCCATATTATTCCGTGTTTCCTGGGCAGCCACCAGTGGGCGGCCCAGAGCTGCTGTATCAAATGAGCAAGCAACAGCAGTATGCGCTGCACCAACAGCAGCAGAGgcaatatcatcatcatcaacaacaacaacagctgcaaCAACAATATAATCAACAACAGTACAATCACCAACAGCAATATAACCAAGAGCCGCAATATCAACAGATACATCAAAAAGAGCTCCAGCAGAAACTCGAACGGCAGCAACATCAAAATCAGCAGCAGATTCAAAACATGGCAGCTCACAATTCTAGCACGCCCACTGAAAGTGGGCAGATCAGTTCCGCCCAGCCTGCCGTGGATCATGTCGACGGCGTTCCTGATCCAGGCAGCGGAGGTGACATGTTGAGTATGATCCGCAGAGGAGTCAAACTACGTCGGACACTCACCAACGATCGTTCGGCACCTTTAATCACCCCCAACCATCTCAACTGA